The following proteins are encoded in a genomic region of Synechococcus sp. CBW1002:
- a CDS encoding proline--tRNA ligase, whose amino-acid sequence MRVSRLMLVTLRDDPAEAEIASHKLLLRAGYIRRIASGIYAYLPLLWRVLRKVATIVREELDATGALETLLPQLQPADLWERSGRWAGYTAGEGIMFHLEDRQGRELGLGPTHEEVITALAAELLRSYRQLPVNLYQIQTKFRDEIRPRFGLMRGREFIMKDAYSFHASEACLRDTYAAMDQAYRRIFSRCGLRTVAVEADSGAIGGSASQEFMVTAEAGEDLILTSPDGRYAANQERAVSLAPEAVALTDQPCQELSTPGQTTIEQLCSGHGFDPSQIVKVLLLLARFADGADQPLVVSLRGDQQLNEVKLANAVQARLGAERGSLLELAPLTADQLERQGLAPLPFGSLGPDLSDAVLSGARDWTPRFLRLADGTAASLQRFVCGANRLDTHRVGARWGPSNPCPESLDLRAAQPGDRCQHDPSQELEAARGIEVGHIFQLGRKYSEALDARFTAESGADEALWMGCYGIGVSRLAQAAVEQNHDRNGICWPVSIAPFEVIVVVASSQDSQQVTLAERLYGELQEAGLEVLLDDRNERAGVKFKDADLIGIPWRVVVGRGAADGQVELVERAGGNKRDLSADELLAELLPRIQAGRQGLRNPAQG is encoded by the coding sequence CAAGGTTGCGACGATCGTGCGTGAGGAGCTGGACGCCACCGGGGCCCTCGAGACACTGCTGCCCCAGCTCCAGCCTGCTGATCTCTGGGAGAGAAGTGGTCGCTGGGCCGGCTATACCGCCGGCGAGGGAATCATGTTCCACCTGGAGGATCGCCAGGGCCGCGAGCTGGGCCTCGGCCCCACCCATGAAGAGGTGATCACCGCGCTGGCGGCAGAGCTGCTGCGCTCCTACCGGCAGCTGCCGGTGAACCTCTACCAGATCCAGACCAAGTTCCGCGATGAGATCCGCCCCCGCTTCGGCCTGATGCGGGGGCGCGAATTCATCATGAAGGATGCCTATTCCTTCCACGCCAGCGAAGCCTGCCTCAGGGACACCTACGCAGCGATGGATCAGGCCTACCGCCGCATCTTCAGCCGATGCGGGCTGCGGACCGTGGCGGTGGAAGCCGACAGCGGCGCCATCGGCGGCTCGGCCAGCCAGGAATTCATGGTGACCGCCGAGGCCGGCGAAGACCTGATCCTCACCAGCCCCGACGGCCGCTACGCCGCCAATCAGGAGCGGGCCGTCTCCCTGGCACCCGAAGCGGTGGCGCTCACGGACCAGCCCTGCCAGGAGCTGAGCACGCCGGGGCAGACGACGATCGAACAGCTGTGCAGCGGGCATGGCTTCGATCCGAGCCAGATCGTCAAGGTGCTGCTGCTGCTGGCTCGCTTCGCCGATGGCGCTGACCAGCCCCTGGTGGTGAGCCTGCGAGGAGACCAGCAACTCAACGAGGTCAAGCTGGCCAATGCCGTTCAGGCCCGCCTGGGGGCGGAACGGGGCAGCCTGCTCGAGCTGGCCCCGCTCACGGCCGATCAGCTGGAGCGCCAGGGACTGGCGCCCCTTCCCTTCGGCTCCCTCGGCCCGGATCTGAGCGATGCGGTTCTGTCTGGAGCCCGGGACTGGACCCCGCGCTTCCTGCGGCTCGCCGACGGAACCGCCGCCTCTCTGCAACGCTTCGTCTGCGGGGCCAACCGCCTCGACACCCACCGCGTCGGTGCTCGCTGGGGGCCATCCAACCCCTGTCCGGAGTCCCTGGATCTGCGCGCCGCCCAGCCTGGCGACCGCTGCCAGCACGACCCGAGCCAGGAACTGGAGGCGGCCCGAGGCATCGAAGTGGGCCACATCTTCCAGCTGGGCCGCAAGTATTCCGAGGCCCTCGACGCCCGTTTCACCGCCGAGAGCGGAGCCGACGAGGCCCTGTGGATGGGGTGCTACGGCATCGGGGTCTCGAGGCTGGCCCAGGCCGCGGTGGAACAGAACCACGACCGCAACGGCATCTGCTGGCCCGTCTCGATCGCGCCCTTCGAGGTGATCGTGGTGGTGGCAAGCAGCCAGGACAGCCAGCAGGTGACCCTGGCTGAGCGGCTGTATGGCGAGCTGCAGGAGGCGGGCCTGGAGGTGCTGCTGGATGACCGCAACGAGCGCGCCGGCGTCAAGTTCAAGGATGCGGACCTGATCGGCATCCCCTGGCGCGTAGTGGTGGGCCGCGGCGCCGCTGACGGCCAGGTGGAGCTGGTGGAACGCGCCGGCGGCAACAAGCGAGATCTCAGCGCCGACGAACTCCTGGCCGAACTGCTGCCCCGGATCCAGGCGGGCCGCCAGGGTCTGCGCAACCCGGCCCAGGGCTGA